The DNA sequence GCGGCAAAATTACTGCGTGAGAAAGGGGATTTTAATGAAAGGTGGTGGAATGTGTGAGAAACCTTTGAGGTCCCACGagcttttttaaatgaaataaggCTAAAAACCCTTTAAATCATACATGAGAATTGGTTTAAATGCCGCGTTGTTGCCCTCAATCAATTCGAATTTTCATTTTGGAACATTTTACCGTTCCTTTCTTGAATCCTCTCCTCCCTTTGGCTATTgaatgttggaaaaaaaaagaaacttctcGTATCTTCCCATTTTGCGCAGAACGTTTGCGTAGCACCAAAAAAGGAACTTCTTTATTTAGTATACGCGTAGGGGGCATGCAGtcatttcaaaaaagaaaagaaagtgcAAGCAAAAAAAGCATGTGGAAGACAGTTAGCTGTTTAGAGTTTCTGACAACTGAGTCGATCTATTGTAAATGAGGGAGGAAATTCGCAGTGCCTAAGTTTATTCAGGAAATTTTAAGGAACGCTGTCGGGTTCAAAAGGCTAAGCTGATTATTTTTAATAGCAGTCTTGGGTGGGGCTAGTAAAACTTCTAAAAAGTAATTGAATACTGTCCAGTGTGAACAATTGAAGCGGCTAAAGACAACGCAATGGCTGAACAGAACCCGAAGcatcttagcctgcgtagcaagcgtttccaatcgagttatggCGCGAAATTAGAGCCGGAGCATGTTTCgagtgctaagtaatcaacactaccagccacgcaccaatcagaagctgcggtcgtgggcgaacgcagtttctcaaaatcgtggggtttgcgggcaagcgtttccttccttccccttcccctccgctgtcattcctttttttcgcTGTCGTCCCAActtttctcgacgaactcgcgcggaaacgcttgctacgcaggctagaagcATCTACGTACTTTGGTCACGTTCTGTTATCTtatctttgtctttttcttcctttttttgtagTGTGGATTCTTTGTCTTCGTCAAGAGTGCGGGGATCTCAAGCCTACATCTTGTTTTACGAGCAAGTGGGAACAAGTCCGCGAGAAAGTAGAAACAAATCTTCTCTCTGATGAAACGTTTTGTGACAAATGCTGGCATTTGTACCACAAAAcacattgtttttttaagttgaggGTTATTACTGATTCATTTTTTAGTACCAAGCAGAGTATACATTAGCACGATTAGTCggcctcgcagccgttttttggatgtcacgcaacgctcccccaaAAGAAAAAGTTCTTTTGGGGGAGccttgcgtgacatccaaaaaacggctgcgagggagactaagtATATATTCGACCACAGAATTCATTTCAGTTCTTGAggtattttgtgaaattttattgTATGGAACTGTGGACATTGGTCTTGTGGTAAAATTATTGTAACAAAGAGTGTTTTGGATGTGGAGTTTGACGATATTTTGACGTTTTGTGGGCGATATTTTTCAAGACCTTTTTTTGTACAAATGCACGTTTTTCTCGGGCAATAAAATTTAAgatcattttcatatttttctagtCAATTTCTGTGAGATAAAAACTTCTTTTGGTATGTAAAGATGAAAGCGTTCAAAATTTCCCTTACTTCCTCAACAGAAATTAACTTCTTCAAGTTGAAATaatagaaataagaaaaaagaactatTGCTTGGAACAGTTTGGATCCAGCGAAAGAATGCTGGTTGTTTTCACTTAATAGTTCGCTCATATAACGATAACATTGAAGACTGTTTATATGTAGCCTCTCACGCAGGCGttgctcgtttttcatccctccgcACAGGAGGGacaaacgagctcccctaaaaacgcctacGTGGGAGGCTAGTTTATTTGCGGAAAGGACATTTTTAGTCTGTGATTtcctagcctgtacacagacgtcgttttatttttcttttcgtccttTTGGAAAACATTCGCGTGCCCGAgagcgctggcggtcaataaatcccccgcggtttaTTTTCTATCACGCGCGCTGGACAGACTTTCAAGAGAagatagagggtctgtgaacaggctagtgATTTCCATGAATAACTAGTAGCAACTCAATTAAGAGCAGAGCATTATACAgttattttttaacaaacttATTTGAGGCCTATTCAGGCCACTGTTTTACGTGTATATACTGTATTATAatataaaacaaatttcatgGGTAATGTTGCCACAAGTGAAACCAGATGTTTTCCCCTCCTTTGGGCGAAATAGATTATTTATGAGATATGTGTGCATCAATTTTGGTAATATATTTGGATGGAGCGATACAGAGTACATTCATTCGTGAATAAATTATTGCACCAACCATATCTTCGTTGTCTTTTCTTAAGTGGGGATTTTTATCAGCTTGTTACCGGAGTGGACCCGTTGTCATTTGTCAAGAGTCTTTTTTCCACGCTTGAATGTGATTATAAACCACGCTTCAACTTATTTTGTAGACAACACAGGTTATAAACATTTGACATACTCTTTTGGTATGATCTGCCGAAGACAAATTTTTCGCGGATATAAACTTGATATAGCAACTAGTCTTCCAACTCAGCCCTTTTGGTTAGCGTGATGTGGTCAAATCAGACTGGAGAAAAGGCCCCGACCTTCAGTTAGCCTGGGTGCGAGGTTGCATCCCGTCTTACGAGAGCTTCCTCGCCCGCAGGAACCTCCATTTTCTCATCCTCTTAGACCCAGGGGcggttagtcgggtcgataaaatgttcgtggtgaaagttttctgtaagatcgagacgagctcgtctcgatcttacagaaaacattcaacacgaacattttatcgacccgactaaccgcccctgggtctccgaggatgccaTTTTCTCTGCATCCCTTTTCTATTCCTTCGCTGCCTTAGCTCCCGTATCCCTTTGCGCCCTCTTCGTAATACTGCAAAGCCTCCACTTACGTGACCGATACATTCTGAATTTTGTTTCACGCAGGCCCTAAGTTCCCCGTTGAGCTGACTCGTGTAACACTGGAAGAGTGAGATGACCTGGGCACTAGACATTTACGCCTGGTTAAATTTCGCGTTGCCATTTTTAGTTCGGGGTTGCCCAACTCATCAATTGACCGAGGCTATCTTTCGTGCTTTCGTACAATGATCCAAATACCTTCACCTGGTGGCTATGACAAGCTAGTGTATGAGCCGCTTTCAGATGATGGGTATACAGAAGGTGCAAACATCAACCTTGAAGACATTGACGAGGAAGACCTTGTCACTATCAAAACGTACGCTTGTGGTGTGAACTATGCCGATGTGTGTATTCGTTGGGGCCTGTACGAGTCAGCAAAGAAATTCGTCGGCTGGCCGATCACTCCTGGTTTTGAATTTAGTGGTGAGGTTGAAAGAAAGGGCAAGAATGTGAAAGAATATGAGATCGGTCAAAAGGTTTTCGGCGTGTCCCTTTTTGGAGGTTACACCGAGAGAATAAGGGTTCCAAAACACCAGATTTTTCCGCTGCCGGACAATTTGGACAGGTACGAAGCAGCAGCATTTCCAACAGTGGCTCTTACTGCTTGGTATGGAATGTTTGAACAGGCCAGACCAAGGCCTGGGAGCTGGGTACTAGTTCACTCTGCAGCTGGAGGGGTGGGGAGTATGCTGGTACAGCTTGCAAAGATCCATGGTTGTCACGTAGTGGGCGTGGTTGGTGCCAGTCATAAAGTTGATCTTGTCAAGAATTTAGGTAAAATAATCTGTTCATGTTGAAACTTCCGCTACCCCTTATCATTGTACAAGCATGTCATGTCATTCATTCGTATGGTGTGTTAATCCCAAATCCTAAATTCTGATCGGGGAATCCTGCATTCTGATTGTCCATATACTAATGTCTTGATCACTTATAGAGAGTGAGTATTCTTGTACAGAAATATAGAAGTGGTGAATGATTAAATCCAGTACATGTGAAGACAAAAAGATTCTTGTTTGAAAATCTGAGACTCAAAAACTTTGAAAGGATCATTTCATGACATCAACTCTGTTACACTTGATCAAACtgaattattttttgctttgtgcATGACCAGGTTGTGACCATGTCATTGACAAATCCAAGAATGATCTCTGGAAAAATGCAGAGTCTTTTTGTCCAAAGGGTTACCAAGTTGTGTTTGATGCAAATGGTGTGGCAACTTTACAGGAAAGCTATAATCATGTGGCCTCAGGAGGCCGACTGGTTATCTATGGTGAGAGCTTTTGTTAAATTATAGTTTCCTTACCTAATTAAGGTGCACTGCAGTATGAAGCACCTATTACTGTTTCTTCTCTTCTTAAATGATGCAATTTGCAAGTACAGGGTTTTTTCCCGGAGGCATAATCACAGGATtacagagatgccaacctctggagatctaaaatctggagactctctttCTTTCACTGCCCTCGGAATTTC is a window from the Porites lutea chromosome 10, jaPorLute2.1, whole genome shotgun sequence genome containing:
- the LOC140950370 gene encoding synaptic vesicle membrane protein VAT-1 homolog → MIQIPSPGGYDKLVYEPLSDDGYTEGANINLEDIDEEDLVTIKTYACGVNYADVCIRWGLYESAKKFVGWPITPGFEFSGEVERKGKNVKEYEIGQKVFGVSLFGGYTERIRVPKHQIFPLPDNLDRYEAAAFPTVALTAWYGMFEQARPRPGSWVLVHSAAGGVGSMLVQLAKIHGCHVVGVVGASHKVDLVKNLGCDHVIDKSKNDLWKNAESFCPKGYQVVFDANGVATLQESYNHVASGGRLVIYGFHTMLPKSSESASGAISMWQWVKMGWNYKSTPVFNPLQMTNENKSVMAFNLSFLFDQRELLKESMAQLLGWVKEGRLKVTKVTKYPLKEAGKAHKDLESGQTVGKLVLTMDDFELKMSEGCEDKN